The following are from one region of the Polycladomyces subterraneus genome:
- the ispF gene encoding 2-C-methyl-D-erythritol 2,4-cyclodiphosphate synthase, which yields MIRIGQGFDVHQLVEGRPLIIGGVRIPHPLGLLGHSDADVLLHAITDAVLGALGEGDIGKHFPDTDPTYKDADSSVLLRDVWKLAKEKGYVLGNVDATIIAQAPKMAPHIPAMRERVATLLEADANQVNIKATTTERLGFTGRGEGIAAMAVVCLIARQG from the coding sequence ATGATTCGCATCGGACAAGGTTTTGATGTGCATCAATTGGTTGAAGGACGTCCGTTGATCATCGGGGGTGTGCGGATTCCACATCCGCTGGGATTGTTGGGCCATTCCGACGCCGACGTGCTGTTGCACGCCATCACCGATGCGGTGTTGGGTGCGCTCGGCGAGGGGGATATCGGTAAGCATTTCCCGGACACAGACCCGACTTACAAGGATGCGGACAGTTCGGTGTTGCTACGCGACGTGTGGAAACTGGCCAAGGAAAAAGGGTATGTGCTGGGAAACGTGGATGCCACGATCATCGCTCAAGCGCCGAAAATGGCACCGCACATCCCGGCCATGCGCGAACGGGTGGCGACCCTGTTGGAGGCGGACGCGAATCAGGTGAACATCAAAGCGACCACCACCGAACGGCTCGGTTTCACCGGTCGGGGGGAAGGGATCGCGGCAATGGCTGTTGTCTGTCTGATCGCGCGCCAAGGATGA
- the rpmG gene encoding 50S ribosomal protein L33: MRVTITLACTECGERNYTTSKNKRKHPDRLEFRKHCPRCNAHKVHRETK, translated from the coding sequence ATGCGGGTCACGATCACGTTGGCTTGCACCGAGTGTGGGGAGCGTAACTACACCACTAGCAAAAATAAGCGGAAACACCCGGATCGTCTTGAGTTCCGGAAACACTGCCCCCGCTGCAACGCTCACAAGGTGCATCGCGAGACCAAATAA
- the sigH gene encoding RNA polymerase sporulation sigma factor SigH, translating into MRVSANLQTSVRDTVNYETMTDEQLVDGVRMGDSGALEYLIHKYKNFVRAKARSYFLIGADHEDIVQEGMIGLYKAIRDFRGDKLASFKAFAELCITRQIITAIKTATRQKHIPLNSYVSLDKPIYDEDSDRTLMDILTGGRVSDPEELYINQEEYDDIEDKMSQILSELERQVLMLYLDGRSYQEIAVDLNRHVKSIDNALQRVKRKLERYLEVREVTL; encoded by the coding sequence ATGAGAGTGAGCGCAAACCTTCAAACCAGTGTACGGGACACGGTGAACTATGAAACGATGACCGATGAACAGCTGGTGGACGGTGTGCGGATGGGGGACAGTGGGGCGTTGGAGTATTTGATCCACAAGTATAAAAATTTCGTCCGTGCCAAGGCGCGCTCATACTTTTTGATCGGCGCCGATCATGAGGACATCGTGCAGGAAGGGATGATTGGCCTTTACAAAGCGATTCGCGACTTTCGCGGGGACAAGCTTGCCTCGTTCAAGGCGTTTGCGGAACTGTGCATCACGCGGCAGATAATCACGGCCATCAAGACGGCGACGCGTCAGAAACACATTCCGCTGAACTCTTATGTGTCGTTGGACAAGCCCATCTATGACGAAGACTCGGACAGAACGCTCATGGATATCCTGACCGGCGGCCGGGTGTCCGATCCGGAGGAGTTGTACATCAACCAGGAAGAATACGATGACATAGAGGATAAAATGTCACAAATCCTGAGTGAATTGGAACGGCAGGTATTGATGCTCTACCTGGACGGCCGCTCGTATCAGGAAATCGCGGTTGACTTGAATCGACACGTCAAGTCAATCGACAATGCCTTGCAACGCGTCAAACGCAAACTGGAACGATACCTGGAAGTACGCGAAGTCACCCTGTAA
- the rplA gene encoding 50S ribosomal protein L1 translates to MAKHGKKYLEAIKKVDREKQYDPTEALQLVKELASAKFDETVEAAFRLGIDTKRADQQVRGAVVLPHGTGKTKRVLVFAKGEKAKEAEQAGADYVGDEDLINKVSQGWFDFDVVVATPDMMGQVGKLGRILGPKGLMPNPKTGTVTFDVAKAVQEIKAGKIEYRADKAGNVHAPIGKVSFDVEKLVENLQTLAEALIKAKPAAAKGQYMKSVTVSSTMGPGISINPGRFMGR, encoded by the coding sequence GTGGCTAAGCATGGGAAAAAGTATCTCGAAGCAATTAAAAAAGTAGACCGGGAAAAGCAATACGATCCGACCGAAGCGCTCCAACTGGTAAAAGAGCTGGCTTCGGCCAAATTCGATGAGACGGTGGAAGCGGCGTTCCGTCTGGGGATCGACACCAAACGCGCGGACCAACAAGTGCGCGGAGCCGTGGTTCTGCCGCATGGTACCGGAAAAACCAAACGGGTGCTGGTTTTCGCCAAAGGGGAGAAAGCCAAAGAGGCGGAACAAGCCGGTGCCGACTATGTGGGCGATGAAGACCTGATCAACAAAGTGAGCCAAGGCTGGTTCGATTTCGACGTGGTGGTGGCCACCCCGGATATGATGGGTCAAGTCGGGAAACTGGGCCGCATCCTGGGTCCCAAAGGCTTGATGCCCAACCCGAAAACGGGAACTGTCACCTTTGATGTAGCCAAAGCGGTTCAGGAGATCAAAGCCGGTAAAATCGAATACCGCGCCGACAAAGCCGGTAACGTTCATGCACCGATCGGCAAGGTTTCCTTTGACGTCGAGAAACTGGTGGAAAACCTGCAAACCCTGGCTGAAGCACTGATCAAAGCCAAACCGGCTGCGGCAAAAGGGCAATACATGAAGAGTGTGACCGTTTCTTCCACCATGGGACCGGGCATCTCGATCAACCCGGGACGGTTCATGGGCCGATAA
- a CDS encoding Mini-ribonuclease 3, with product MSGLSVGMTRRPLPRSPEQLNPLVLAYVGDAVYELYVRYHLLTEGIVKPQELQQAAIRYVSAGAQAAAFHDWEPMLTEEELAVWRRGRNVKSGRVPKRASVSQYRMSTGLEALVGYWYLTGQIGRLTEMMERMFQMSQSDVDGSSD from the coding sequence ATGAGCGGACTTTCGGTTGGAATGACCCGGCGTCCGCTCCCCCGTTCCCCCGAACAGCTCAATCCGTTGGTGCTCGCCTATGTGGGCGATGCCGTTTATGAGTTGTATGTCCGTTATCATTTGTTGACTGAAGGTATCGTCAAGCCTCAGGAACTGCAGCAAGCGGCGATACGATATGTATCGGCCGGGGCACAAGCAGCGGCATTTCACGATTGGGAACCGATGCTGACCGAAGAGGAGTTGGCCGTATGGCGCAGGGGTCGCAATGTGAAAAGTGGACGGGTGCCCAAACGGGCATCGGTATCCCAATACCGTATGAGTACCGGACTGGAAGCATTGGTCGGTTATTGGTATCTCACCGGACAGATCGGTCGGTTGACCGAGATGATGGAGCGGATGTTCCAAATGTCCCAATCGGATGTGGATGGTTCATCCGACTAG
- a CDS encoding NYN domain-containing protein, protein MEEWLIVDGYNVIGAQPDVEWLGDSLEEARDRLVRALSEYQSLSGRKVVLVFDAHRVPGAGAKLLEQKITIHYTKQHETADECIEKLVRKLSGEHRRIYVATSDYLEQRLIFGQGAYRISARELLREMRSAKQEATREMQERHPLKRPTLGQGLKAEIWRKLEGWRRKK, encoded by the coding sequence ATGGAAGAGTGGCTGATAGTCGACGGTTACAATGTGATTGGCGCCCAGCCCGACGTGGAATGGTTGGGCGATTCCCTGGAAGAGGCGCGAGACAGGCTTGTACGTGCGTTGTCCGAATATCAGTCGCTGTCGGGGAGAAAAGTTGTCCTGGTTTTTGATGCGCATCGGGTTCCGGGAGCGGGTGCCAAGCTGTTGGAGCAGAAAATCACCATTCATTACACCAAACAGCATGAGACGGCGGATGAATGTATCGAAAAACTGGTGCGCAAATTGAGTGGAGAACATCGACGAATCTATGTGGCCACGTCCGACTACCTGGAACAACGCCTGATCTTCGGACAAGGGGCGTATCGAATCAGTGCACGTGAACTGTTGCGCGAGATGAGAAGTGCCAAGCAGGAGGCGACCCGGGAAATGCAGGAACGGCACCCTCTCAAAAGGCCCACGCTGGGACAGGGGCTAAAGGCGGAAATATGGCGCAAATTAGAAGGTTGGAGAAGGAAAAAATAG
- the rlmB gene encoding 23S rRNA (guanosine(2251)-2'-O)-methyltransferase RlmB produces the protein MKTEWIMGRQSVHEALKAGREIEKVLIAEGAGKGVQSLIRVAKERGIPVQHAPRNRLDQLADGGHHQGVLALVTAYRYASVDELFERAQSRNEPPFFVLLDGIEDPHNLGSILRTADAAGVHGVIIPKRRAVGLTKVVAKTSAGAIEYVPVARVTNLNRMVEELKEAGLWIVGADASAAHSFDEIDYTVPVALVIGNEGQGISRLMKEKCDYLVQLPMAGRVASLNASVAAGLMMYEVFRTRRR, from the coding sequence ATGAAGACAGAATGGATTATGGGGAGGCAATCCGTGCATGAAGCACTGAAAGCGGGCAGGGAGATAGAAAAAGTGCTAATCGCCGAAGGCGCAGGCAAGGGTGTCCAGTCCCTGATCCGCGTGGCAAAGGAACGGGGGATTCCCGTTCAGCATGCGCCTCGGAACCGATTGGACCAATTGGCGGACGGTGGTCATCATCAGGGGGTACTCGCTCTGGTAACCGCTTATCGTTACGCATCGGTGGATGAGCTGTTCGAGCGTGCGCAATCCCGTAATGAACCCCCGTTTTTTGTGTTGTTGGACGGCATCGAAGATCCCCACAACCTGGGCTCTATTTTGCGCACGGCGGATGCGGCCGGCGTCCATGGCGTGATCATACCCAAACGGCGAGCGGTCGGGCTTACGAAGGTGGTGGCCAAAACGTCTGCCGGCGCGATCGAGTATGTACCAGTGGCCCGCGTCACCAATCTGAACCGGATGGTGGAAGAGCTGAAGGAAGCAGGATTGTGGATTGTGGGTGCGGACGCCTCGGCAGCGCATTCTTTCGACGAGATTGACTACACTGTTCCCGTCGCGCTCGTTATAGGGAATGAGGGACAAGGGATTAGCCGATTGATGAAAGAGAAATGCGATTACCTGGTGCAGTTGCCGATGGCCGGGCGGGTGGCTTCTCTCAATGCGTCAGTCGCTGCCGGTTTGATGATGTACGAGGTATTTCGCACACGGCGCCGATAG
- the secE gene encoding preprotein translocase subunit SecE, which translates to MGLLGRLGSGISKSISGTAQFFRSGIAELKKVRWPNRQELISYTTVVIVTVTILTLFFAAVDFVIGHLLELLTR; encoded by the coding sequence ATGGGTTTGCTAGGTCGCCTCGGCTCCGGTATTTCCAAAAGCATATCCGGCACCGCCCAGTTTTTCCGGAGCGGGATCGCCGAGCTGAAAAAGGTGCGCTGGCCCAACCGGCAAGAGTTGATCAGCTATACGACGGTCGTCATCGTGACAGTGACGATTCTCACCCTCTTCTTTGCGGCTGTAGACTTTGTGATTGGTCATTTGCTGGAATTGCTCACAAGGTGA
- the cysE gene encoding serine O-acetyltransferase, with protein MSWIQRWKDMREVIRADIQAVFDRDPAARSTLEVVLTYSGLHAIWMHRIAHALYKRKWFLLARIISQFNRFLTGIEIHPGAKIGKGLFIDHGMGVVIGETCEIGDYVTIYQGVTLGGTGKEKGKRHPTIEDHVLIASGAKVLGSMRIGRCSKIGAGSVVLREVPPHSTVVGVPGRVVVQNGKRVPNDLDHVNLPDPVADMIRSMQEEIRRLRQELDALKKGREAEGGDKHDVGANIQHAD; from the coding sequence ATGTCTTGGATTCAACGTTGGAAAGATATGCGGGAAGTCATCCGGGCGGATATCCAAGCCGTGTTTGACAGGGATCCGGCTGCGCGCAGCACACTGGAGGTTGTGTTGACTTACTCCGGTTTGCATGCGATTTGGATGCATCGGATCGCGCATGCACTCTATAAGCGAAAATGGTTTTTGTTGGCGAGAATCATTTCGCAGTTCAACCGCTTTCTGACAGGCATCGAAATCCATCCCGGCGCCAAAATCGGTAAAGGGTTGTTCATTGATCACGGCATGGGTGTCGTGATCGGTGAAACGTGTGAAATCGGCGATTACGTCACCATTTATCAAGGGGTGACATTGGGGGGGACCGGCAAGGAAAAGGGAAAACGCCATCCCACGATCGAGGATCACGTGTTGATCGCATCCGGAGCCAAAGTATTGGGTTCCATGCGGATTGGACGCTGCTCCAAAATCGGAGCGGGTTCGGTCGTGTTGCGAGAAGTGCCTCCCCATTCCACCGTCGTGGGCGTCCCCGGACGCGTCGTCGTCCAAAATGGCAAGCGGGTTCCAAACGATTTGGATCACGTCAATTTGCCTGATCCGGTCGCGGATATGATTCGCTCGATGCAGGAGGAAATACGTCGTCTGCGTCAAGAATTGGACGCCTTGAAAAAGGGGCGGGAAGCTGAAGGAGGAGATAAACACGATGTCGGTGCAAATATACAACACGCTGACTAG
- the ispD gene encoding 2-C-methyl-D-erythritol 4-phosphate cytidylyltransferase: MGTKESKQFLPLGDKPVLIHTLMVFETHPEVDEIVVVVGAEEVQRVEEMVAQYGLEKISAVAIGGQERQDSVRSGLEHLQTEWVLVHDAARPFVTHGHITELLKVVRLHGAAILAVPVKDTIKQVDPAGIVERTPDRQSLWAVQTPQAFRRSLLVQAHQRALEQGMTGTDDAMLVEELGIDVRVVMGDYQNIKLTTPEDLAIAEAIRKMRGTER, translated from the coding sequence ATGGGAACCAAAGAGAGCAAACAATTTCTCCCGTTGGGGGACAAGCCCGTACTTATTCATACGTTGATGGTCTTTGAAACCCATCCGGAAGTGGATGAGATCGTCGTGGTGGTCGGTGCCGAAGAAGTGCAGCGCGTCGAGGAGATGGTTGCGCAGTACGGCTTGGAAAAAATCAGTGCGGTTGCGATCGGTGGACAAGAACGGCAGGATAGCGTACGATCAGGACTGGAGCATTTGCAAACCGAATGGGTGCTGGTACACGATGCCGCTCGTCCGTTTGTCACGCACGGGCACATCACGGAGCTGCTAAAAGTGGTTCGCCTGCACGGAGCGGCCATTTTGGCCGTGCCGGTCAAGGATACGATCAAACAGGTGGACCCCGCCGGCATCGTGGAACGCACACCGGATCGCCAATCGTTGTGGGCGGTGCAGACCCCCCAAGCTTTTCGCCGTTCTCTGTTGGTACAGGCCCATCAGCGGGCGTTGGAACAGGGGATGACAGGAACGGACGATGCGATGCTGGTGGAAGAGTTGGGGATCGACGTCCGGGTAGTGATGGGGGATTATCAGAACATCAAGTTGACCACGCCCGAAGATCTGGCGATTGCGGAAGCGATCAGGAAAATGAGGGGTACAGAAAGATGA
- the nusG gene encoding transcription termination/antitermination protein NusG produces the protein MEKNWYVVHTYSGYENKVKTNLEKRVRSMDMEDKIFRVLVPTEEEIEHKDGKKKTVQRKVFPGYVLVEMIMTDDSWYVVRNTPGVTGFVGSSGAGSKPTPLMPEEVHAILRQMGMEEARPKVDFAVHDNVKVKEGPFANFVGTIEEVDASRGKLKVLVNMFGRETPVELDFAQVEKI, from the coding sequence ATGGAGAAGAATTGGTATGTTGTTCACACTTATTCCGGCTACGAAAACAAAGTGAAAACCAACCTGGAAAAGCGCGTGCGCTCGATGGATATGGAGGACAAGATTTTCCGCGTTCTCGTTCCGACTGAAGAAGAGATCGAGCACAAGGACGGCAAGAAGAAAACCGTCCAGCGCAAGGTTTTTCCGGGATATGTCCTTGTGGAGATGATCATGACGGACGACTCTTGGTATGTCGTGCGCAACACGCCGGGAGTCACGGGGTTCGTCGGATCATCCGGAGCCGGTTCCAAGCCCACTCCCCTTATGCCGGAAGAAGTGCATGCGATTCTGCGTCAAATGGGGATGGAAGAGGCGCGTCCCAAAGTGGACTTTGCCGTCCATGATAACGTCAAAGTCAAGGAAGGACCTTTCGCGAATTTTGTCGGAACCATCGAAGAGGTGGATGCGAGCCGGGGCAAGCTGAAAGTGCTTGTCAACATGTTTGGGCGCGAAACTCCGGTGGAGCTGGACTTTGCCCAAGTGGAGAAAATTTGA
- the gltX gene encoding glutamate--tRNA ligase — translation MAKTVRTRYAPSPTGHLHIGGARTALFSYLYAKKHGGSFIVRIEDTDVERNVADAEEKQLAGLKWLGIDWDESVDVGGPYGPYRSMERLDIYKRYLDKLLEEGHAYPCYCTPEELERDREAQLARGVAPKYSGRCRHLTPEERAKLEAEGRKPSIRFRVPEGRTITVEDEVRGRVQFESDGIGDFILVRPDGRPTYNFAVTVDDALMEITHVVRGEEHLSNTPRQILLYEAMGFTPPKFAHVSLILNPEGKKMSKRDESIIQFIDQYRELGYLPEALINFIVLLGWAPEGEEEIFSKEELIERFSLDRVSKAPAVFDTGKLKWMNNHYIKQAPVERITELALPHLEKAGRITLPLDEEKRAWVTRLVGLYQEQLDYVAQIVELSEMFFRSEVTYSDEAKEVLAQEHVPEVVEAFLKQLGDVDAMTPDDIKAMLKQVQKETGYKGKQLFMPIRAAVTGEVHGPDLRETLSLLGPETVRTRLQHFMENRI, via the coding sequence ATGGCAAAAACGGTACGCACGCGTTACGCGCCCAGCCCGACGGGCCATTTGCACATCGGTGGGGCGCGAACGGCTCTGTTCAGTTATTTATATGCGAAAAAACACGGTGGTTCCTTTATCGTTCGCATTGAGGACACCGATGTGGAACGGAACGTGGCCGACGCCGAGGAAAAACAGTTGGCGGGATTGAAATGGCTCGGTATTGACTGGGATGAGAGTGTCGACGTGGGGGGACCTTACGGCCCATACCGCTCGATGGAACGGTTGGACATCTACAAGCGGTATCTGGATAAGCTGTTGGAGGAAGGGCACGCCTATCCCTGCTACTGCACACCGGAGGAGCTTGAGCGGGATCGGGAAGCTCAGCTGGCCCGCGGCGTCGCACCCAAATACTCCGGCCGTTGCCGTCATCTCACGCCGGAAGAACGAGCCAAACTGGAAGCGGAAGGGCGTAAGCCCAGTATTCGTTTCCGCGTACCCGAAGGGCGCACGATCACCGTGGAGGATGAAGTGCGCGGCAGGGTGCAATTTGAATCTGACGGGATCGGAGATTTTATCCTGGTGCGTCCTGACGGGCGGCCAACCTACAACTTCGCCGTGACTGTGGATGACGCGCTGATGGAGATTACCCATGTGGTACGGGGAGAGGAGCACTTGTCCAACACGCCACGGCAGATTTTGTTGTATGAGGCGATGGGCTTCACACCTCCGAAATTCGCTCACGTGTCGCTGATCCTCAATCCGGAAGGCAAGAAGATGAGCAAACGGGACGAGTCGATCATTCAGTTTATCGACCAATACCGCGAACTGGGCTATTTGCCCGAAGCCCTGATTAACTTCATCGTTTTGCTCGGTTGGGCTCCGGAAGGGGAAGAAGAGATTTTCAGCAAGGAAGAGCTGATTGAGCGCTTTTCCCTGGATCGTGTCTCCAAAGCGCCAGCTGTGTTTGATACCGGCAAACTAAAATGGATGAACAATCATTACATCAAACAGGCGCCGGTTGAACGAATCACGGAGCTGGCCCTGCCGCACCTGGAAAAAGCCGGGCGCATCACCTTGCCGCTCGACGAGGAAAAACGGGCGTGGGTAACGCGGTTGGTCGGATTGTATCAGGAACAGTTGGACTACGTGGCGCAAATCGTGGAATTGTCGGAGATGTTCTTCCGCTCCGAGGTAACGTATTCCGATGAGGCCAAAGAAGTGCTCGCCCAAGAACACGTTCCGGAAGTGGTCGAAGCGTTCCTGAAACAGTTGGGGGATGTAGACGCGATGACGCCGGACGACATCAAGGCGATGCTGAAACAAGTGCAAAAAGAGACGGGTTATAAAGGGAAGCAGCTGTTCATGCCGATCCGTGCCGCGGTGACAGGAGAAGTGCACGGCCCGGATCTGCGAGAAACCTTGTCGCTGCTCGGTCCGGAAACGGTTCGCACCCGTCTGCAACACTTCATGGAAAATCGGATATGA
- the rplK gene encoding 50S ribosomal protein L11 — protein MAKKVIKVVKLQIPAGKANPAPPVGPALGQAGVNIMGFCKEFNARTADQAGLIIPVEITVYEDRSFTFITKTPPAAVLLKKAAGIESGSGEPNKKKVAKVTRDKVREIAELKMPDLNAASVEAAMRMVEGTARSMGIEIVD, from the coding sequence GTGGCCAAAAAAGTCATCAAAGTGGTCAAGCTGCAAATCCCCGCTGGTAAAGCCAACCCGGCGCCGCCGGTCGGTCCTGCGCTGGGTCAAGCCGGGGTCAACATCATGGGATTCTGCAAAGAGTTCAACGCGCGTACCGCAGACCAAGCGGGGCTGATCATTCCGGTTGAGATCACGGTGTATGAAGACCGTTCGTTCACCTTCATCACCAAAACCCCGCCGGCGGCCGTGTTGCTCAAAAAAGCGGCCGGCATAGAGTCCGGTTCCGGTGAGCCGAATAAAAAGAAAGTGGCCAAAGTGACGCGGGACAAAGTGCGCGAAATCGCCGAGCTGAAAATGCCTGATCTGAACGCGGCTTCGGTGGAAGCGGCGATGCGCATGGTAGAAGGTACCGCCCGCAGCATGGGAATTGAAATCGTAGACTGA
- the rplJ gene encoding 50S ribosomal protein L10: MSKAIEKKKQVVAEIVEKLKTSKSTILTDYRGLTVAEMTELRKQLREAGVEFKVLKNTLTRRATEEVGLSELNESLTGPTAIAFSYDDVVAPAKILHKFAKDHEALEIKGGVVEGSIVSLDEVKALAELPSREGLLSMLLSVLQAPMRNFALAVKAVADKNGEAGEAAEA; encoded by the coding sequence ATGTCCAAAGCGATCGAAAAGAAGAAACAAGTCGTGGCGGAGATCGTGGAAAAGCTGAAAACCAGCAAAAGCACGATTTTGACGGATTACCGCGGTCTCACCGTCGCTGAAATGACCGAGCTGCGGAAGCAGTTGCGCGAAGCCGGCGTCGAGTTTAAGGTGTTGAAAAACACGTTGACCCGCCGTGCGACCGAAGAAGTGGGCCTGTCTGAGCTGAACGAATCCCTGACCGGGCCGACCGCCATTGCATTCAGCTACGATGATGTGGTAGCGCCGGCGAAGATCCTGCACAAATTCGCCAAAGACCACGAAGCGCTGGAAATCAAAGGCGGCGTGGTAGAAGGCAGCATCGTCAGCCTGGATGAAGTGAAGGCGCTGGCGGAACTGCCGTCTCGCGAAGGGCTCTTGTCCATGTTGCTCAGCGTATTGCAGGCGCCGATGCGGAACTTTGCCCTGGCTGTCAAAGCGGTGGCCGACAAAAACGGAGAAGCGGGCGAAGCGGCGGAAGCCTGA
- the cysS gene encoding cysteine--tRNA ligase yields the protein MSVQIYNTLTRKKEPLETVQPGKVNMYVCGPTVYNYIHIGNARVFVFFDVVRRYLQYKGYDVKYVQNFTDVDDKLIRTANEEGTTVPEVAERYIRAYFEDMDALGVRRADVHPRATEHIPDMIEAIRELIDKGWAYERDGDVYYRALKKDDYGKLSHQAIADLKAGARIEVNERKEHPLDFALWKKAKPGEIKWDSPWGEGRPGWHIECSVMSRKYLGETLDIHAGGKDLCFPHHENEIAQSEALTGKPFARYWMHNEFINMGGEKMSKSLGNIVTVYDLRKRYPARVIRYFLISAHYRNPIQFSEEVIDQLKNGLERIDNAWFNLRHRMTAATEGSADPAVKEQLNTLTAQFEAAMDDDMNTANALSVLFEAVKLVNETVAQPVVTLGTLEALKEWMTTFGGEILGLIELEGEDTLDREIEALIEERQKARKRRDFARADAIRDQLAAMGILLEDTPQGVRWRRK from the coding sequence ATGTCGGTGCAAATATACAACACGCTGACTAGAAAAAAAGAACCGTTGGAGACGGTCCAGCCCGGCAAAGTGAACATGTACGTGTGCGGGCCGACCGTTTACAACTATATTCACATCGGCAACGCCCGGGTGTTCGTTTTTTTCGATGTGGTACGGCGTTACCTGCAATACAAAGGCTATGACGTAAAGTACGTGCAAAACTTCACCGATGTGGACGACAAGCTGATTCGAACGGCCAATGAAGAGGGAACGACCGTTCCGGAGGTTGCTGAGCGCTACATCCGCGCCTATTTCGAAGATATGGATGCGTTGGGTGTTCGCCGAGCGGATGTGCATCCGCGTGCGACAGAACACATCCCGGATATGATTGAGGCGATTCGCGAATTGATCGACAAGGGCTGGGCCTATGAACGGGACGGGGATGTGTACTATCGTGCGCTGAAGAAGGATGATTACGGCAAATTGTCTCACCAGGCGATCGCCGACCTGAAAGCGGGCGCGCGGATCGAGGTGAACGAGCGCAAGGAACACCCGCTTGATTTTGCCCTGTGGAAAAAAGCCAAACCAGGTGAGATCAAATGGGATAGTCCATGGGGAGAAGGACGGCCCGGGTGGCATATCGAGTGCTCGGTCATGTCTCGCAAATATTTGGGTGAAACGCTCGATATCCACGCCGGCGGCAAGGACTTGTGTTTTCCGCACCACGAAAACGAAATCGCGCAGAGCGAGGCGCTGACGGGAAAACCGTTTGCCCGCTATTGGATGCACAATGAGTTTATCAACATGGGCGGCGAAAAAATGTCCAAGTCGCTCGGAAACATCGTCACGGTTTATGATTTGCGGAAACGATATCCGGCACGGGTGATCCGCTATTTCCTGATCTCGGCTCATTACCGCAACCCAATCCAGTTCAGTGAAGAAGTGATAGATCAGCTGAAAAACGGATTGGAACGGATTGACAACGCCTGGTTCAACTTGCGACACCGAATGACCGCGGCGACGGAAGGGTCCGCCGATCCTGCGGTGAAGGAACAGCTGAATACGTTGACAGCGCAATTTGAGGCGGCTATGGACGACGACATGAACACCGCCAATGCGCTAAGTGTGTTGTTTGAAGCAGTCAAACTGGTGAACGAGACGGTGGCCCAACCGGTTGTGACGCTGGGAACACTGGAAGCATTGAAGGAGTGGATGACCACGTTCGGGGGAGAGATTTTGGGCTTGATCGAGCTGGAGGGGGAAGACACATTGGATCGGGAAATCGAAGCCCTGATCGAAGAACGCCAAAAGGCGAGAAAACGCCGCGATTTTGCGCGGGCTGACGCAATTCGCGACCAGCTGGCTGCGATGGGGATCCTGTTGGAAGATACGCCGCAGGGTGTCCGGTGGCGGAGAAAATGA
- the rplL gene encoding 50S ribosomal protein L7/L12, which yields MTKEQIIEAIKGMSVLELNELVKAIEEEFGVTAAAPVAVAAPGAAADAAAEKTEFDVILADAGASKINVIKVVRSITGLGLKEAKALVDGAPSPVKEGVSKEEAENIKSQLEEAGAKVELK from the coding sequence ATGACCAAAGAGCAAATCATTGAAGCGATTAAAGGCATGAGCGTGCTCGAACTGAATGAATTGGTGAAAGCGATCGAGGAAGAATTCGGCGTGACCGCTGCCGCTCCCGTGGCTGTTGCTGCTCCGGGTGCTGCTGCGGATGCTGCTGCCGAAAAAACCGAATTCGATGTCATCCTGGCGGATGCGGGTGCTTCCAAAATCAACGTTATCAAAGTGGTACGCAGCATTACCGGCCTCGGCCTGAAAGAAGCCAAAGCGTTGGTCGATGGTGCGCCGAGCCCGGTCAAAGAAGGCGTCTCCAAAGAAGAAGCCGAAAACATCAAATCCCAACTGGAAGAAGCCGGTGCGAAGGTGGAACTCAAGTAA